A portion of the Gossypium arboreum isolate Shixiya-1 chromosome 8, ASM2569848v2, whole genome shotgun sequence genome contains these proteins:
- the LOC108469598 gene encoding RCC1 domain-containing protein RUG3, mitochondrial, with protein MAHRLSSPLYRRRLSSSFSTATKGKVPLLYKSPEINEDNGNEAVTLQVLSWGRGASGQLGGGIEEIRIYPSPVANLLLPRASFSLSPTPGKTQNQDQKDQTLHSVGISCGLFHSGLVVGGKLWMWGKGDGGRLGFGHENPAFVPTLNPHLDSVSFVALGGLHSVALTFKGEVFTWGYGGFGALGHRVYHRELVPRLVEGNWSRNIRHIATSGTHTAAVTESGDLYTWGREEGDGRLGLGPGRGPNEGGGLSIPSKVKELPTPVAAVSCGGFFTMALTEDGQLWNWGANSNYELGRGDKVGGWKPKPIPSLESTHIVQIASGGYHSLALTDEGKVLSWGHGGHGQLGHSSIQNQKVPATIEALADKRVVYIACGGSSSAAITDEGKLYMWGNAKDQQLGVPGLREVQASPVEVNFLMEDDGLGTHNVLSVAVGACHAMCLVSRSRC; from the exons ATGGCACACCGCCTTTCAAGTCCTCTCTACCGCCGCCGCCTCTCTTCTTCATTTAGCACCGCCACCAAAGGCAAAGTTCCTCTTCTTTACAAAAGCCCAGAGATCAACGAAGACAACGGAAATGAAGCCGTGACACTCCAAGTCCTTTCATGGGGCAGGGGAGCATCAGGCCAACTAGGTGGTGGCATTGAAGAAATCAGAATATACCCATCTCCAGTAGCCAATCTCCTCTTACCCCGTGCTTCCTTTTCTCTCTCCCCAACCCCAGGCAAAACCCAAAACCAAGATCAAAAGGATCAAACTTTGCACTCGGTTGGGATATCATGCGGGTTGTTCCATTCGGGTTTGGTTGTCGGCGGCAAGTTGTGGATGTGGGGCAAAGGTGATGGAGGTCGTCTCGGTTTTGGTCATGAAAATCCTGCTTTTGTGCCTACTTTGAACCCTCACTTGGATTCTGTTTCCTTTGTCGCTCTTGGTGGTCTTCATTCTGTGGCTCTAACTTTCAAAGGCGAGGTCTTTACTTG GGGTTATGGGGGTTTTGGTGCACTTGGACATCGCGTTTATCATAGAGAACTCGTCCCAAGATTGGTAGAAGGCAACTGGAGTAGAAATATACGACATATCGCAACTAGTGGGACACATACTGCTGCCGTCACTGAATCAG GAGACTTGTACACTTGGGGCCGAGAGGAAGGGGATGGTAGATTAGGTCTTGGTCCTGGTCGGGGCCCAAATGAGGGAGGTGGACTTAGTATCCCATCCAAAGTGAAAGAATTACCTACTCCTGTTGCTGCAGTTTCTTGTGGTGGTTTCTTCACAATGGCATTGACAGAGGATGGACAACTTTGGAATTGGGGTG CAAACTCTAACTATGAGCTTGGAAGAGGTGATAAGGTTGGTGGTTGGAAACCGAAACCAATTCCCAGCCTTGAAAGTACTCATATCGTTCAGATAGCAAGTGGTGGATATCATTCTCTTGCATTAACAG ATGAAGGTAAAGTACTTTCATGGGGCCATGGGGGACATGGTCAGTTGGGCCATTCTTCTATACAAAATCAAAAAGTTCCTGCAACAATTGAAGCTTTGGCTGATAAACGTGTTGTCTATATCGCCTGTGGAGGTTCATCTTCGGCAGCTATAACCG ATGAAGGGAAGTTATACATGTGGGGGAATGCAAAAGATCAACAACTGGGAGTTCCTGGATTACGAGAGGTTCAAGCAAGTCCTGTTGAAGTCAATTTTCTAATGGAGGACGACGGATTGGGAACCCATAACGTGCTATCCGTTGCAGTCGGTGCATGCCATGCCATGTGTTTAGTCTCGAGATCACGTTGTTAA
- the LOC108469597 gene encoding uncharacterized protein LOC108469597, giving the protein MEMEQLLSMGFSSELAAQALAATGGKSTLKATEWILSHKSSNPNPNQNQNQNPNPFPPPFQPKLDRFFHLHTKLSTSPSSPEPTATAPSIHTVPEHDPDDDSTTPSPLHNKRQKLQHPKPTIQLGKTDRTHEPLSERMRPRTVFEVVGQEHILGNNSLLHSAIDRNRIPSIIFWGPPGTGKTSIAKSIVNSAQDRSMYRFLSLSAVTCGVKDVRDAVEEARKMRVKNNKRTVLFVDEVHRFNKSQQDSFLPVIEDGSIVFMGATTENPSFHLITPLLSRCRVLTLNPLKPHHIETLLKRSVNDNEKGLSQSVGMRVDVKDDAIEFLSMNCDGDARVALNALEISATTAAARVADNQLEQNGSFEAVVTVDDVKEALQCKHLAYDKAGEEHYNLISALHKSMRGSDADAAIYWLARMLEGGEEPLYIARRLIRFASEDVGLADPLALNQAVACYQACHFLGMPECNVILAQCAAYLALAPKSISVYRAIGAAQKVVRESVGQNEGVPLHLRNAPTKLMKELGYGKDYIYPPDNPSSSTQSYLPPSLLGYKFLDWPDQNSTQQ; this is encoded by the coding sequence ATGGAGATGGAGCAGCTCTTAAGCATGGGGTTCTCAAGTGAATTAGCAGCACAGGCTCTAGCGGCCACCGGCGGCAAATCCACCCTCAAAGCCACCGAATGGATCCTTTCCCACAAATCCTCCAATCCAAACCCGAACCAGAACCAGAACCAGAACCCAAACCCCTTTCCTCCTCCCTTTCAACCAAAACTCGACCGCTTCTTCCATCTTCACACCAAGCTTTCCACTTCCCCTTCATCTCCTGAACCCACTGCCACCGCCCCAAGCATCCATACTGTACCCGAACACGACCCAGATGATGATTCCACCACCCCATCTCCGCTCCATAACAAACGTCAAAAGTTGCAACATCCCAAACCCACCATTCAACTAGGCAAAACCGATCGAACCCATGAGCCTTTGTCGGAACGGATGCGTCCTCGTACTGTTTTCGAAGTTGTTGGTCAAGAACACATTCTGGGTAACAATTCTCTTCTCCATTCTGCTATTGATCGCAATAGAATCCCTTCCATTATTTTCTGGGGTCCTCCTGGTACTGGTAAGACTTCCATTGCTAAATCCATTGTTAACTCGGCTCAAGACCGGTCTATGTATCGATTCTTATCTTTATCTGCTGTTACTTGTGGGGTTAAGGATGTTAGAGATGCTGTTGAGGAAGCTAGGAAAATGAGGGTTAAGAATAATAAGAGGACTGTGCTTTTTGTTGATGAAGTTCATAGGTTTAATAAATCACAACAGGATTCTTTCTTGCCTGTGATTGAAGATGGAAGCATTGTGTTTATGGGGGCAACCACTGAGAACCCTTCGTTTCATTTGATTACACCATTGTTGTCTAGGTGTAGGGTTCTTACATTGAATCCTTTAAAACCCCATCATATTGAAACTCTTTTGAAGAGATCAGTTAATGATAATGAGAAGGGATTGTCTCAGAGCGTAGGCATGAGGGTCGATGTTAAGGATGATGCTATTGAATTTTTGTCCATGAATTGTGATGGTGATGCTCGTGTGGCATTGAATGCTTTGGAAATCTCTGCCACCACGGCGGCTGCTCGAGTGGCTGATAATCAACTAGAACAAAATGGTTCATTTGAAGCAGTTGTTACAGTGGATGATGTTAAAGAAGCTCTCCAATGCAAGCATCTTGCATATGACAAAGCAGGGGAAGAGCATTACAATTTGATCAGTGCCCTCCACAAGTCAATGCGAGGAAGCGATGCGGATGCAGCGATCTATTGGTTGGCAAGAATGCTGGAAGGAGGTGAAGAGCCTCTATACATTGCACGAAGACTAATAAGGTTTGCCAGTGAGGATGTTGGGTTGGCTGATCCATTAGCCCTAAACCAAGCTGTTGCCTGCTATCAAGCTTGTCATTTCTTGGGCATGCCCGAGTGCAATGTGATTCTTGCACAATGTGCTGCTTACTTGGCTTTGGCTCCTAAGTCTATCTCCGTGTATCGAGCCATCGGAGCTGCACAGAAGGTTGTTCGGGAATCTGTAGGACAGAATGAGGGAGTGCCGCTTCATTTAAGGAATGCACCAACCAAACTTATGAAGGAACTTGGATATGGAAAGGATTATATATATCCCCCTGATAACCCATCATCTTCAACTCAGTCATATCTACCACCTTCACTTCTCGGGTACAAGTTCCTCGATTGGCCAGATCAAAATTCAACACAACAATAA
- the LOC108469599 gene encoding oxygen-dependent coproporphyrinogen-III oxidase, chloroplastic-like codes for MPPPTAALSVPSSSSPSLFPLSSFSSSNNPHVSSFCPAPTTLPKFSSLSKPKTPLRNLTPLSAVSIEKETLISERPHTFLRDADGGDDGSVRSRFQRMILEAQESVCSALEAVDGAGKFKEDAWTRPGGGGGISRVLQDGAVFEKAGVNISIVYGVMPPEAYRAAKAAADDQKPGPIPFFAAGISSVLHPKNPFAPTLHFNYRYFETDAPKDAPGAPRQWWFGGGTDLTPAYIFEEDVKHFHSIQKKACDKFDPSFYPRFKKWCDDYFYIKHRGERRGLGGIFFDDLNDYDQEMLLSFATECANSVVPAYIPIIEKRKDTPFNESQKAWQQLRRGRYVEFNLVYDRGTTFGLKTGGRIESILVSLPLSARWEYDHKPEEGSEEWKLLDACINPKEWI; via the exons ATGCCACCACCAACAGCTGCCCTCTCTGTtccttcatcttcttctccatctctcttccccctttcttccttctcttcctcCAATAATCCCCATGTCAGCAGCTTCTGCCCCGCCCCCACCACTCTCCCCAAATTCTCTTCCCTCTCCAAGCCCAAAACCCCTCTTCGCAACCTCACCCCTCTCTCCGCCGTTTCCATCGAGAAAGAAACCCTCATCTCCGAGCGCCCCCACACTTTCCTCCGTGACGCCGACGGAGGAGATGACGGTTCCGTCAGGTCTCGCTTCCAGCGCATGATATTGGAGGCCCAGGAAAGCGTGTGCTCTGCCCTCGAGGCTGTTGACGGAGCTGGCAAGTTCAAGGAAGACGCTTGGACGAGGCCCGGTGGCGGTGGGGGTATTAGTAGGGTGTTGCAAGACGGTGCTGTTTTTGAAAAGGCTGGTGTTAATATCTCCATTGTTTATGGTGTTATGCCCCCTGAAGCTTATCGAGCTGCCAAGGCTGCTGCCGATGATCAGAAGCCCGGTCCCATTCCTTTTTTCGCAGCAGGAATCAGCTCG GTTTTGCATCCAAAGAACCCGTTTGCTCCTACATTGCATTTTAATTATAGATATTTCGAAACTGATGCTCCTAAAG ATGCTCCTGGAGCACCTAGGCAATGGTGGTTTGGTGGTGGAACTGATTTGACTCCAGCTTACATCTTTGAGGAGGATGTCAAGCACTTCCATTCA ATACAAAAAAAGGCCTGTGACAAGTTTGATCCATCCTTTTATCCTCGATTCAAGAAATGGTGCGATGACTATTTTTacattaag CATCGAGGTGAAAGACGAGGGCTCGGGGGAATATTTTTTGATGATCTAAATGACTATGATCAAGAGATGCTTCTTTCATTTGCCACTG AATGTGCGAATTCTGTGGTTCCTGCATACATACCAATCATAGAGAAAAGGAAGGATACACCATTCAATGAGAGCCAAAAAGCATGGCAACAGTTGCGAAGGGGCCGCTATGTAGAATTCAACTTG GTCTATGATCGAGGTACTACATTCGGACTGAAAACTGGAGGTCGAATTGAAAGTATTCTTGTTTCTCTTCCTTTATCTGCACGATGGGAATATGATCAT AAACCAGAAGAGGGAAGTGAAGAGTGGAAACTGTTAGATGCTTGCATCAATCCTAAGGAATGGATCTGA
- the LOC108468856 gene encoding 40S ribosomal protein S27-2, with protein sequence MVLQNDIDLLNPPAELEKKKHKLKRLVQSPNSFFMDVKCQGCFNITTVFSHSQTVVVCGNCQTVLCQPTGGRARLTEGCSFRKKGD encoded by the exons ATG GTTTTGCAAAACGACATTGATTTGTTGAATCCGCCAGCTGAGCTCGAGAAAAAGAAGCACAAGCTCAAGCGTCTCGTTCAATCCCCCAATTCATTCTTCATG GATGTGAAATGCCAAGGCTGCTTCAACAT AACGACAGTATTTAGCCATTCTCAAACAGTGGTGGTGTGCGGTAATTGCCAGACTGTTCTATGCCAACCAACTGGTGGTCGAGCTAGACTCACTGAAGGTTGCTCTTTCAGGAAAAAGGGTGACTAA